TTATTTCTTTCACTATACATAAGAGTTAAGCCCACATTTAACATTcaactattattattttgtaaattttatcttttaattctttttcctattttatcgttattttttctcaattttaacgcaatttattttttagttaattaataatgtatgacgaatatatatatatatataaaataatataatataatatgatataatataatataatacgaCTTGTCACtcaggtttttattttatataattattgcatacaattaaattaaattaacttaacTCATTTTGTTTATAACACTATAATAAAAGTTTTCACTGATtcactaaatattattataaaatttacaaattaaagtATGAATTTACGTatataatttaacaaacaaataaattaaatatttaaattatttaaattttattaaaaaatttatttaaacattattttaatatttataaaaataatatatcaatatacacaattaaaaataagaataaattatatttcatttaatttattatttctatatatatatattacatttaatgagatttgtgtatattataattgtatttattataaaaataatatatacaggatatcatgaaaataattatattgatttgatattatttttcgAATGGAAGGAATGTACCTATTAAATAGTTATAATGAAAACtttagaaaaatgataaaaaaataataaacagtTGTTAGTTATGAGTTAAGCACGACAGAATtaatttaactcattttttttccacCTAACCCCAAAAATCAAATTGGCTAAGTGTTAGCATTTTGAAATctctaatataaaatataaaaatattaaaaagattcattttaaaaaacGAAATATCGTTAcggtttatttattttttattatttttgtgacaCATATTAACATTTTAACGAATCGGATGAGcgaataaaaattgaaaaaaaaaaatgaagataatgaATGCAAAATAAAATCTCTAAAATTTAGCAAGAATAATTAACTATATAATAATTcagataattattattagtcaaaattaattttgagaaataaaaaaataacataaatgtttgaatttttttacttatatattagcTAAATGATTTTGTATCAACggttaaagaaataaaagaaactaaaaacacaTTTAGTTATAAAACAAATGAAGTTTTTCCACATATcaacttatattattttacacAACACGTGTTGAAACACGAGTGAATATCCATTTTCttagttaaaaaaatgtgaGATATTGTTACTTTAGAATCTAGAATtgacatatttaaaaaatatatctggaaatttaattgaaattgaaaagctataattattttaatttgaataataatgttataatatttttaggaaTTAAAAtgatactaaaaaaatattttttatttgatttgatatttaaGAACGAAAACTACGGTTTAATGTTTTACATAAGacatttttttctctgttttcgTTTTTCCTTTTCCCACGCTATTAATCCATTTACCAAAATATTTAGGTGTGTTCtttagataaaataaagatCTTCTGGGTTACATGAATAAGTTTTAGAATAGTTTATATGAAAATAcattatgaatttattattttcagaaatttgtaattgttattCTAATAATGATTTACGAATCAGGCAACTTGAATTGggtttttttaatctatattcAGGTTTAGCAATTCAGAGTTGTATATTTGTGTTCAGATTGAATGATCCATATATAGTATAGTTTTGAATTGTggtttcaaattatataataaagaatacAATTTTAGAGATTGTGTAATATGAAACTATATTTTACATTGTATAATCTATAATCGTATAATCATATTTGAGATTTTATAATTCAGAGTTAcgttataattacaaaattatatcacagattatgtaatttaaaataatattttaaattttataaccTTAAAGTCTATTCTAATTACATTAAGTAATTTTGATTTAGAATATAGTTTCAATTGATGATGAATTTTTATGTGAAGAATATATAAGTCATTTCTTATATTACAGGTGTGAAAAGAAAATATGGGATTGTTTAAAAAAGTGCCCTGAAATTATTGAGGCAGTGGACCGGGAGCGATTGGAATGTATAAAGTTAGGTAAgaaatttggatttttattagattttttctatgttattcATATgctgaatttttaaaatacaattaatgttGGTGtactaaaatagtttttaatatattctagAACATTAAAATCAGTAAGTTAGTGTctagatatattttaaaagacaaaaaaaaattaacataaaaatataaaacactcAATAAGAATTTAAATTCTATCTCGTTACACATttggattttttctttttgaaaggACGATTGCTTccagattattttttttactctcgTTTATCaccttttatattaaatttttaagtcaatctaattatttttttttaggttaaacctttttttttatatagtttttcaaCTTTAAGTACGTCAAAATTCTTTTTCATTAGAAGCTTTGTACTATTTGGTCTAAGAAAGAGTTAATCTAGGAAGTATTCGATGTTAAAGTAAgagtttaataaaatttaggtGTAAGCAACCTATTACAATATTAGaaacctatatttataaatattgagatggatttcaaattaaaattataatccaATTAATAATGATTTTGCTTAGacttaacataatatttttagtattaatttgaatttagtcTGACCACTCGACTACTCGATCGGTTATTTTAGAGttataaattgaaagaaatGTTTTTGAAGGTTGCTAGAGAATCaaaatatatactaatctaTTTTTATCAACAAGTGATAATTGAAGAGTATGAGTTTGTGTAATATAGAATATGGTAGAACGAGTTTTAAAGTGGGGAGATGAACATGTGTGTAAATTCATCTAATTAACtgattatactaaaataaaCTTGTATTAGGCAGGATAAGAATAATTATCTTGACTAAAAAGATAATTAGGAGACGGAAAGAAGTTAGATTGAAGGGACATTGATATATTGACTGGCTTAAACTTGTGGTTTTTGTCCAAGTGCAACACTTAAGTCGTAGTAATATTAAGTGAAGAAGGGGTTATGGCCCCATGTTTAGAAGGTCCATCATGCCCCAAAAGAAAAGCCACTTTGTTACTACGGGTGGAACACCAAGTGCTGAAATCAATTATCATCCAACAACAGGACCATTTCCACTACAGACAACGCTACTAGGACACCCCATCCCTACATTTAACTCTAATTACCTGTTCCAACGTATCAAAAGTAAATTTAGAAAGTTTGACATAGAACGACAATATCTTATCAATACAGAGAAACGAAGGAGGAGGAGAAATGCGAAGGGTTAAAAAGTGACAAGTGAAGGAAGCATATGATAAATAAGGGTTTCCTACGCATGATACTGCTATTGCAGTGGAAATATCAAAGTGTAACCAATTGAGTATGAggatataaattttgttataaatgcCTTCACCAATCATGGAAAGAGGAAAGGGAAATGTGAATGCTAAGGTCCCACTGTAAAATTAGAACAAGTTGAATTGTCTTTTAGAAGGGTGTGTGAGTGTTGGTGCCTGCAAGAGACCAGTGGGTACCATCCTCAGTTTGTTTGCATATTgccttttaaattttaatcttgTTGCCCCCATTCATTTCCCCACTCTCTTTACTCCTTGTCCTTAGAAGATGGAAAGTGGATTACCTTTGCTTAACTGTCTCTTGCAGCAGACTCTCAGAACCATTTGcacttcttccaattcttccacttcttctaagTGGGTTTATGCTGTCTTCTGGAGGATACTGCCTCGAAACTTTCCTCCACCAAGGTCATAACTAATGCATGTGCTACATACAACAACAATGTCAAACActataaccaaaacaaaaattagtcGCTCATTCAAATTTTACTGACGgcttctatttttaaattataaataacttattCTGTTGCTGATGAGTTTTCTTTGTCTGGTTTCCCATAGGTGGGAATTTGGAGGAACTGCGCTTGATCTCTCCAAAGGAAATAAAAGGAACTGGTAATTTTGTATGCAACTTTGCAAATGTTTCGTTTTTGTAGAGTTCTTCTTTTATCAACAGAAAGAAGGTTTCCTTGGTTAGGATTCTTGTCTGGGAAGATGGGTTCTGCGATTTTAACGAATGCGAACAGAGGAAGAGTGGTAGCGGTTATTTGAACGGTAGATTTGGAGCTGACGTATTCTTCAAAATGTCGCATGAGGTTTACAATTATGGAGAGGGGTGAGCGTTGACATTACCTTTACATTTTCTTGCCATAACAAGATTCATTATCTTTTCCTCTGTTTTCCAAAAGTAGCATTGCAAATTTCAAGTGAAGCAAGAGGGGCAAGATAATCTATATTTTGATCTCTATATATCTGCAGACTAGTGGGAAAAGTTGCCGCAGATAATGGTCACAAATGGGTTTACAACGAGAGTCACAACAACGAGTGTGAAGCTAGCTATATTGCTACATGGAACACTTCGGTAGAGCCTGTAAGAAGTCATtgttataaacataaataattgaaatgtgTAATATATTTCTCCACCTTTCGCCCATCTCTTcacccttttctttctttttttaatattcgtTGTATTTGTCTTGATGATACTTAACAGCAACCAAAGGCATGGGAGTCTCAGTTCAATTCAGGCATTCAGGTTGGTAAAAATTCGTTCACAAACTCCACACAATACAAAAAGCTAATGACTTCTAACAATTATAATTCACTTTGGTAGAGTATAGTCATAATAGCAGTCAGAGAAGGCGTTGTGCAATTGGGTTCTTTTAACAAGGTGCATCACTTTCTCACCCCTGGTGTTTCCCAATTTTTGCAATATCTCCATATTATTAATCAGTCCACAAGTTCTTCAGATTGCAGAGGACCTGAATCTGGTGATCAGCATACAAAGACAATTCAGCTACCTCCAAAGCATACCGGGTGTGTTTGGTATTCAAAGATCATACCTACCGATTCAACATCCATACATTGTGAAGCCCAGTTTCATAGAAAGCAATGGAATGCCTCCATATGACATGGCCTGGAACAACCCTCAAATTGGAGCACCAGGCCCATCTCTTTGTTCAGGTTCTCCACCTTTACAATTACCATTACCATTAC
This Vigna angularis cultivar LongXiaoDou No.4 chromosome 4, ASM1680809v1, whole genome shotgun sequence DNA region includes the following protein-coding sequences:
- the LOC108342417 gene encoding protein RICE SALT SENSITIVE 3 translates to MESGLPLLNCLLQQTLRTICTSSNSSTSSKWVYAVFWRILPRNFPPPRWEFGGTALDLSKGNKRNWILVWEDGFCDFNECEQRKSGSGYLNGRFGADVFFKMSHEVYNYGEGLVGKVAADNGHKWVYNESHNNECEASYIATWNTSVEPQPKAWESQFNSGIQSIVIIAVREGVVQLGSFNKIAEDLNLVISIQRQFSYLQSIPGVFGIQRSYLPIQHPYIVKPSFIESNGMPPYDMAWNNPQIGAPGPSLCSGSPPLQLPLPLPLPLPTMPCSFGALLSKLPSGIPLHNQVPNSGTQSSTIERVKIEDCEFYPTHDGDHKGKVPSLNE